In the Mycoplasmoides gallisepticum genome, one interval contains:
- a CDS encoding transketolase-like TK C-terminal-containing protein → MNIQQQTINTIRVLGIEMINNAKSGHPGMVMSAAPMMYALFHDHLNYDVSDPNYLNRDRFILSAGHGSALLYATMYVAGYKTLSTKDLKNFRKFSSKTPGHPESTMLAGVDFGTGPLGQGAATSVGFAIAEANLSARFDKIINHYTYCLIGDGDLQEGVCQEALAVAGRYKLNKLIWLYDSNDVQLDGRVENSTNFDVEMLLKSYRWNYILIKDGNDYQAISNAIAQAKKSDKPTFIEVKTKLGFASSVENTNKAHGSPFSDEEIKNIKAKFDYKNKPFTLSTEVKNHFESAISRGLKAAEEFNQRLAKAKPELKEKFITQIKEEKINFPKSLINEFNVDQYDSTRNLFGKVFKELTKINDNILVVNCDLSSSTKVVTHNNARFDHGHYQNQFVDVGVREFLAGCIVNGVVAHKGLKAVSSTFMAFSDYNKPALRLGAINKLSSLYVYSHDSFNVGEDGPTHQPIEQLSALRLIPDVLVYRPANFYELYIALKTAFDKKNHKPVVISTSRSEFDLTKVNPKTFDEGYYYLNKTKSPKLRLIATGSDAGTALKLAKIFKQEGIDIDVISVASFKKLKEKLADLEVLKEFKKYKNIVIESGVSNIWFQFVSLVIGVNDFGLSGNPNEVATYFSMDLESLVKSLASILHKNYTQQKIEELIKNAN, encoded by the coding sequence ATGAACATCCAACAACAAACCATAAACACAATTCGCGTTCTGGGAATTGAGATGATAAACAATGCCAAATCTGGACACCCTGGCATGGTTATGTCAGCAGCGCCAATGATGTATGCTTTGTTTCATGATCACTTAAACTATGATGTTAGCGATCCCAACTATCTTAATCGTGATCGGTTTATCTTAAGTGCAGGTCATGGTAGTGCTTTGTTATATGCCACAATGTATGTGGCTGGGTATAAGACATTAAGTACAAAGGATTTAAAGAATTTTAGAAAGTTTTCATCTAAAACACCAGGTCACCCTGAATCAACAATGTTAGCGGGTGTTGATTTTGGTACAGGGCCATTAGGTCAAGGTGCAGCAACATCTGTTGGTTTTGCGATTGCTGAAGCTAATTTAAGCGCTCGCTTTGATAAGATCATTAACCATTATACTTATTGTTTAATTGGTGATGGCGATCTGCAAGAAGGAGTGTGTCAAGAAGCTTTAGCAGTAGCTGGAAGATATAAGCTTAATAAATTAATCTGACTATATGATTCTAATGATGTGCAATTAGATGGTCGGGTAGAAAACTCAACAAATTTTGATGTTGAGATGTTACTTAAATCTTATCGTTGAAACTACATCTTAATTAAAGATGGTAATGATTATCAAGCGATCTCAAATGCGATTGCTCAAGCAAAGAAATCTGATAAACCAACTTTTATTGAAGTTAAAACTAAATTAGGTTTTGCTAGTTCAGTTGAGAATACAAACAAAGCTCACGGTTCACCTTTTAGTGATGAAGAGATTAAAAATATTAAGGCTAAGTTTGATTATAAGAACAAACCATTTACATTAAGCACTGAGGTTAAAAACCACTTCGAATCAGCGATCTCTCGTGGACTTAAAGCAGCTGAAGAATTTAATCAACGGTTAGCTAAAGCTAAACCAGAATTAAAAGAAAAATTCATTACCCAAATAAAAGAAGAAAAGATTAACTTCCCTAAGAGTTTAATTAACGAATTTAATGTTGATCAGTACGATTCAACCCGTAATTTATTTGGGAAGGTGTTCAAAGAACTAACCAAGATTAATGACAATATCCTTGTTGTTAATTGTGATCTATCAAGCTCAACAAAAGTGGTCACGCACAATAATGCTAGATTTGATCACGGCCATTATCAAAACCAATTTGTTGATGTTGGTGTAAGAGAGTTCTTAGCAGGGTGTATTGTTAATGGGGTTGTGGCTCACAAAGGTTTAAAAGCTGTATCTTCAACGTTTATGGCTTTTAGTGATTACAACAAACCCGCTCTAAGATTAGGCGCAATTAACAAGCTAAGTTCATTATACGTTTATTCGCACGACTCATTTAATGTTGGTGAAGATGGTCCAACTCACCAACCAATTGAACAACTTTCAGCACTAAGACTGATCCCAGATGTTTTAGTTTATCGTCCAGCTAATTTTTACGAACTTTACATAGCGCTTAAAACTGCTTTTGATAAGAAGAATCACAAACCAGTTGTCATATCAACTTCTAGAAGTGAGTTTGATCTAACTAAGGTTAATCCAAAAACATTTGATGAGGGCTATTATTACCTAAATAAAACTAAGAGCCCTAAACTAAGATTAATCGCAACTGGTTCAGATGCTGGTACGGCTTTAAAGTTAGCAAAAATCTTTAAACAAGAAGGGATTGATATCGATGTTATCTCTGTAGCTTCATTTAAGAAACTAAAAGAAAAACTAGCTGATCTTGAAGTTCTTAAAGAATTTAAGAAATACAAAAACATCGTGATTGAATCAGGTGTAAGTAATATCTGGTTTCAATTTGTTAGTTTAGTAATTGGGGTTAATGATTTTGGTTTATCAGGTAATCCAAATGAAGTGGCAACTTACTTCAGTATGGATCTAGAATCATTAGTAAAATCATTAGCATCAATCTTACATAAGAATTACACACAACAAAAGATCGAAGAATTAATCAAAAATGCTAATTAA